A genomic stretch from Lathyrus oleraceus cultivar Zhongwan6 chromosome 2, CAAS_Psat_ZW6_1.0, whole genome shotgun sequence includes:
- the LOC127123760 gene encoding uncharacterized protein LOC127123760, giving the protein MEMKIGQLFRQISALPSSSGGFTGVIEREESGNQGDKEERGVTFDQLIDENRPWRRTKKQILTEPNPSLPDYIKPSFPIIKKKPIQEDEAVVFPKFKEMLTTPQVSISFHEILELMPKSVKFMKALLKGMKEKAVKDHVNMIGNNDVVISQALPSKLKDLGKFTISYNIGEVSIPHALCDVRTSINVMPLKMVKDLKAGEITPSNMTLTLANSSVPQPVGIFCDVLVHVDGLVFLVDFVVLDTKGDSGGFVILRRSFLVTEKNKD; this is encoded by the exons ATGGAGATGAAGATTGGCCAATTATTCAGACAAATATCTGCTTTGCCAAGTTCAAGTGGAGGATTCACCG GTGTGATCGAAAGAGAAGAGAGTGGAAATCAAGGTGACAAAGAGGAAAGAGGTGTCACTTTTGATCAACTCATTGATGAAAACCGCCCTTGGAGAAGGACAAAGAAACAAATTCTGACTGAACCAAATCCTTCTTTACCGGATTATATTAAACCATCATTCCCTATAATTAAGAAGAAACCGATTCAAGAAGATGAAGCAGTGGTGTTTCCGAAGTTCAAGGAAATGTTAACTACTCCTCAAGTAAGTATTTCGTTCCATGAAATTTTAGAACTCATGCCTAAATCTGTTAAATTTATGAAGGCATTACTAAAGGGGATGAAAGAGAAAGCGGTCAAAGATCATGTAAACATGATCGGAAATAATGACGTGGTAATATCTCAAGCTTTGCCATCAAAATTAAAAGATCTAGGTAAGTTTACTATTTCTTACAATATCGGTGAGGTGAGTATTCCGCATGCTCTGTGTGATGTTAGAACTAGCATAAATGTCATGCCACTAAAAATGGTGAAAGACTTGAAAGCGGGTGAGATCACACCGAGTAACATGACTCTCACTCTAGCTAACTCATCTGTTCCTCAACCGGTTGGTATTTTCTGTGACGTTTTAGTACATGTTGATGGACTAGTATTTCTTGTGGATTTTGTAGTGCTGGATACGAAAGGGGATTCAGGAGGATTTGTGATTCTCCGACGATCATTCTTGGTGACCGAAAAAAATAAAGATTGA
- the LOC127123756 gene encoding S-protein homolog 2-like, with product MSPFIQKFMLLCLLMLLCIHDVLGAHVNVTNSLKGNLDLTLHCNSGGPAPIDLGIQVLKPGASFDWKTSFEINGRYYYCRFKWNTETHEYLIYRVDRDTCRNCNWYITQSGPCKVQSPNKSICDSWNLPPM from the coding sequence ATGTCTCCGTTTATCCAAAAGTTCATGTTATTGTGTCTGTTAATGTTGTTATGTATTCATGATGTTCTTGGGGCACATGTGAATGTTACTAACTCTTTGAAGGGAAATTTAGATTTAACCCTTCACTGCAATTCTGGAGGACCGGCACCCATTGATCTTGGAATTCAAGTTCTTAAACCTGGTGCTAGTTTTGATTGGAAGACTAGTTTTGAAATTAATGGAAGATATTACTATTGTAGATTTAAATGGAATACAGAAACTCATGAATACTTAATATACAGAGTTGATAGAGATACTTGTAGAAATTGCAATTGGTATATTACACAATCAGGACCGTGTAAGGTTCAATCTCCTAATAAATCTATTTGCGATTCTTGGAATCTACCACCAATGTAA